In a single window of the Acetivibrio clariflavus DSM 19732 genome:
- a CDS encoding endonuclease MutS2: MNEKTIRILEYNKIIDKLVSLTASTLGADLARQLVPDNDIEKVKINLKETSDGVNFISRRGSPPLGGIHDIRDSVRRAEIGSMLNPGELMRIANVLRAVRNLKNYSNSANVKEGEDNIVGELIECLEAAKRIEDKINLCIVSEEEISDNASPALGSIRRQIRHAQNSIKDKLNELIRSPKYQKYMQEPIVTMRGERYVIPVKQEYRTEVPGLIHDSSASGATLFIEPMAVVEANNAIRELKIKEEAEIERILRELSCDVAEIAVELNTNINLLAKLDFIFAKAKLSLEYNCVCPKLNNEGKIIIKKGRHPLLVPKTVVPIDFWIGEDFHTLVVTGPNTGGKTVTLKTVGLFTLMAQAGLHIPAGEGTVLSVFNKVFADIGDEQSIEQSLSTFSSHMKNIVNILENIDDRTLVLFDELGAGTDPTEGAALAMAILEHLKDRGCTVVATTHYSQLKVYAVTTPYVENACCEFDVETLKPTYKLLIGVPGRSNAFAISKRLGLTDSVIERAKSYLTSEEIKFEDMLLNIEKNLNQSENEKLQAQLLKQEAEKIKSEMENEKRKLEEKKEKILREAREEARKLLLNAKHEADNILSEMRRIQKERENIQSQKAAEEMRLKLKSNIDTIEDALSKSVMPKNTLVKPPKNLKPGDSVLIVNLNQRGTVITPPDRDGEAIVQVGIMKINVHITNLKLVDEQKEQIYKTGVGEISVSKAKNISSEIDVRGMPLDDALEAIDKYLDDVVISGLPEICIIHGKGTGILRNGIHQYLKSNKRVSSYRLGKYGEGEDGVTIVQLK; the protein is encoded by the coding sequence ATGAATGAGAAAACGATAAGAATTTTGGAATATAACAAAATAATAGACAAACTGGTATCCCTTACAGCATCAACTCTTGGTGCCGATTTGGCAAGGCAGCTTGTGCCGGATAATGACATTGAAAAAGTTAAGATAAATTTGAAGGAAACCAGCGATGGCGTAAACTTTATATCAAGGAGAGGAAGTCCGCCGTTAGGAGGTATCCACGATATAAGGGACAGCGTTAGAAGAGCTGAGATAGGTTCAATGCTAAATCCGGGAGAATTGATGAGGATTGCAAATGTATTGCGTGCTGTCAGGAACTTAAAAAACTATTCCAACAGTGCCAATGTTAAAGAAGGTGAAGACAATATTGTCGGTGAATTGATTGAATGTCTTGAAGCTGCTAAAAGAATTGAAGACAAAATTAATCTTTGTATTGTGAGCGAAGAGGAAATATCCGATAATGCAAGTCCTGCACTAGGAAGCATAAGAAGGCAGATACGCCATGCACAGAATTCAATAAAGGATAAGCTGAATGAGCTGATTAGGTCTCCCAAATATCAGAAATACATGCAAGAACCGATAGTTACCATGAGGGGCGAGCGGTATGTAATTCCTGTCAAGCAGGAATACAGAACTGAAGTACCCGGCCTTATACATGACTCGTCAGCAAGCGGGGCAACACTTTTTATAGAACCTATGGCTGTTGTAGAGGCCAATAATGCTATCAGGGAATTGAAAATTAAGGAAGAGGCAGAGATTGAAAGGATTCTTCGGGAATTGTCCTGTGATGTGGCCGAGATAGCTGTTGAGCTTAATACTAATATTAACCTGTTGGCAAAGCTTGACTTTATTTTTGCTAAAGCGAAGTTGAGCCTTGAGTACAACTGTGTTTGCCCTAAGCTGAACAATGAAGGAAAAATCATAATCAAAAAGGGAAGACATCCATTGCTTGTTCCCAAAACTGTTGTACCTATAGATTTTTGGATAGGAGAAGATTTCCACACCCTTGTTGTCACAGGGCCTAATACCGGAGGAAAGACAGTAACCCTTAAAACTGTAGGACTGTTTACACTTATGGCACAAGCGGGTCTCCATATCCCTGCCGGCGAAGGAACGGTACTAAGTGTTTTTAACAAGGTTTTTGCGGATATCGGGGATGAGCAAAGTATTGAACAAAGTTTAAGTACTTTTTCATCTCATATGAAAAATATTGTAAACATATTGGAAAATATAGATGATAGAACTCTTGTCCTTTTTGATGAATTGGGAGCCGGTACTGATCCCACTGAAGGTGCTGCATTGGCAATGGCAATATTGGAACATCTGAAGGATAGGGGATGTACTGTTGTAGCCACTACCCATTATAGCCAGCTCAAAGTTTATGCGGTTACTACACCTTATGTTGAGAATGCCTGCTGTGAGTTTGATGTTGAAACTTTAAAACCAACCTATAAACTTTTAATAGGTGTACCGGGCAGAAGTAATGCCTTTGCAATTTCAAAGAGGTTAGGACTTACTGATTCGGTAATTGAACGGGCAAAGAGTTATTTGACAAGTGAAGAAATCAAGTTTGAAGATATGCTTTTGAACATTGAAAAGAATCTAAATCAATCGGAGAACGAAAAATTACAGGCACAGCTTTTAAAACAAGAAGCAGAAAAAATAAAAAGTGAAATGGAAAATGAAAAGAGGAAATTAGAAGAGAAAAAGGAGAAGATTTTAAGGGAAGCAAGGGAAGAGGCCAGAAAGCTGCTGCTCAATGCAAAACATGAAGCAGATAATATACTTTCCGAAATGAGAAGAATTCAAAAGGAAAGGGAAAATATACAAAGTCAGAAGGCTGCCGAAGAAATGAGACTTAAACTCAAAAGCAATATAGATACCATAGAGGATGCTTTGAGTAAATCTGTTATGCCTAAAAACACCCTTGTAAAACCTCCTAAAAATCTTAAGCCCGGAGACAGCGTGTTAATTGTAAATCTGAATCAGAGGGGAACAGTTATAACACCTCCTGACAGAGACGGTGAGGCAATTGTTCAGGTTGGAATTATGAAAATAAATGTGCATATTACCAATTTGAAATTGGTTGACGAGCAGAAGGAACAGATATACAAAACAGGGGTAGGAGAAATAAGTGTTTCTAAGGCAAAAAATATCAGCAGTGAGATAGATGTAAGAGGTATGCCGCTTGATGATGCACTAGAAGCTATTGATAAGTACTTAGATGATGTAGTTATATCCGGACTTCCCGAAATATGTATAATACACGGTAAAGGTACCGGGATTTTGAGGAACGGAATACACCAATATCTAAAAAGCAATAAAAGGGTAAGCTCTTATAGGCTTGGAAAATATGGGGAGGGGGAAGATGGAGTTACCATCGTCCAACTTAAATAA
- a CDS encoding N-acetylmuramoyl-L-alanine amidase yields MKRTLLLTLIIVTFLLNITNTYAAGEYFSGVWGAISSSKIAVNGLALNMEREPISINDRLVVPVATVFSQFGAKVEWNELRNRLVITKGNDNIIMYIGYINCYVNGEIKRMESPAVLYNGTVMVPVRFVAESFNIPVGWSQKTSTVYLGEMPEEVKEEIPASGGGYSGVKGRIVVIDAGHGGTQSGAVYGGVKEKDLNLSIAKKLNEKLKELGIVTYMTRTSDSTLSLYARSDLANSKNADLLISVHNNAGASSVTGSMSLYYPSASKTKGKLTSYEFARIVQKNLVSTLGTRDLGIIERPGLAVLRTANMPAVIAEIGYMSNNSELNKLKTSAYQDKAAEALKKAIVESLEKMYK; encoded by the coding sequence ATGAAGAGGACTTTATTACTGACTTTAATTATCGTTACTTTCTTACTGAACATAACGAATACTTATGCAGCAGGCGAATACTTTTCAGGGGTTTGGGGGGCCATATCCAGTTCTAAAATAGCTGTTAACGGATTAGCCCTCAATATGGAAAGAGAACCAATTTCAATTAATGATCGCCTGGTTGTACCGGTAGCAACTGTTTTTTCGCAATTTGGTGCCAAAGTGGAATGGAATGAACTAAGAAACAGACTGGTTATTACTAAAGGCAATGATAATATAATAATGTATATTGGTTATATCAATTGTTATGTAAATGGAGAAATAAAGAGAATGGAATCGCCGGCTGTACTGTACAACGGCACTGTTATGGTTCCTGTTAGATTTGTTGCTGAATCCTTTAATATCCCGGTAGGCTGGAGCCAAAAGACATCTACAGTGTATTTGGGGGAAATGCCTGAAGAAGTAAAGGAAGAAATACCTGCAAGTGGCGGCGGTTATTCCGGTGTAAAGGGACGAATTGTTGTAATTGATGCCGGACACGGCGGAACGCAATCAGGAGCAGTATATGGTGGGGTAAAGGAAAAGGATTTAAACCTCAGCATTGCAAAAAAATTGAATGAAAAACTGAAAGAGTTGGGAATCGTAACTTATATGACGAGGACCAGTGATTCCACTTTGAGTTTATATGCAAGATCCGATCTTGCAAATAGTAAAAATGCCGATTTACTCATTAGCGTTCATAACAACGCAGGGGCGTCAAGCGTTACCGGTAGTATGTCATTGTATTATCCGAGTGCATCTAAGACAAAAGGCAAATTGACCTCCTATGAGTTTGCGAGGATTGTACAGAAAAATTTGGTAAGTACTTTAGGAACCAGGGACTTAGGCATTATTGAACGTCCTGGACTGGCTGTTCTAAGAACTGCCAACATGCCGGCAGTAATTGCGGAAATAGGTTATATGTCCAACAATTCAGAACTCAACAAGCTAAAGACATCCGCTTATCAAGATAAGGCTGCTGAAGCACTGAAAAAAGCTATTGTGGAAAGCCTTGAGAAAATGTATAAATAG
- a CDS encoding sugar ABC transporter substrate-binding protein, with protein MLKKVITFFLILSFLFSFAACKKETKEPEPPVLPNSSKQPQEKAISGGYSGNIKIWIMPNSSSPEQDLLNVCKPFLNANPELTITTTVVDWGAAWRKLTAAATTGDAPDIAQLGTSWVGAISYMDALEDLTHHIDWSKFQESVLDTTGLLGSDKKTAVPWFAETRVIFYRKDACERAGVNPETDFATWDKFKEALRKLNNIEIDGVRLPALGMPGKNDWNVLHNFAPWIYGAGGEFTSEDGKEVKINSPEALQGIKFYSELALEGLMDRASLEKSTNDVEAAFANGAYAVSILGPWNIATLEKNKNDGVNDLIDKIGVALIPEGPAGRKAFLGGSTISVFKSSKNKEASIALCDYLSDKEAQIAYAKITGNLPTNKEAYEDPSISDHKFLKVFKEQMKYAKAYPSIASWGPAENYLKEGLTKIWDNVMGINGAYDYEVTKKAVDEIAEKINSVIEETE; from the coding sequence ATGCTTAAAAAGGTAATTACATTTTTTTTGATTTTATCGTTTTTATTTAGTTTTGCTGCATGCAAAAAAGAGACAAAAGAACCGGAACCGCCTGTGTTACCTAATAGCAGCAAGCAACCTCAGGAAAAGGCTATATCGGGCGGTTATTCTGGAAATATTAAGATTTGGATAATGCCCAACAGTTCTTCACCGGAACAAGATTTGTTAAATGTATGTAAGCCTTTTTTGAATGCTAATCCGGAACTAACCATTACTACTACTGTTGTTGACTGGGGAGCTGCATGGAGAAAGCTTACAGCTGCAGCTACAACAGGAGATGCACCTGATATAGCACAACTTGGGACAAGTTGGGTTGGTGCTATTTCCTACATGGATGCCTTGGAAGATTTAACCCATCATATTGATTGGAGCAAATTTCAGGAATCGGTTCTAGACACAACAGGTCTTCTTGGATCCGATAAAAAAACCGCTGTACCGTGGTTTGCCGAGACAAGAGTAATATTCTACAGGAAGGATGCCTGCGAAAGAGCTGGTGTTAATCCTGAGACTGATTTTGCTACCTGGGATAAATTTAAAGAAGCATTGCGGAAATTGAACAATATCGAAATAGACGGAGTAAGATTGCCGGCATTAGGTATGCCCGGAAAAAATGATTGGAATGTCTTGCATAACTTTGCACCGTGGATTTACGGTGCTGGCGGCGAGTTTACATCGGAAGACGGAAAAGAAGTTAAAATTAATTCTCCGGAGGCATTACAGGGAATAAAATTCTATTCGGAACTTGCTTTGGAAGGGCTAATGGATAGAGCTTCACTGGAAAAAAGCACAAACGATGTTGAGGCTGCTTTTGCGAACGGCGCCTATGCAGTTTCGATATTAGGGCCTTGGAATATAGCAACTCTGGAGAAAAATAAGAACGATGGCGTAAATGACCTTATAGATAAAATCGGAGTTGCCTTAATTCCTGAAGGTCCAGCTGGCAGAAAGGCATTTCTGGGCGGAAGCACAATTTCTGTATTCAAGTCGTCGAAAAATAAAGAGGCTTCTATAGCACTTTGCGATTATTTAAGCGATAAGGAAGCGCAGATTGCATACGCTAAAATTACCGGAAACCTTCCTACCAACAAAGAAGCGTATGAAGATCCTTCAATTTCTGACCATAAGTTTCTTAAGGTATTTAAAGAACAAATGAAGTATGCTAAAGCTTATCCGTCAATTGCTTCATGGGGACCTGCGGAAAATTATTTAAAAGAGGGTTTGACCAAAATTTGGGATAATGTTATGGGTATAAATGGTGCATATGATTATGAAGTTACAAAAAAAGCAGTTGATGAGATTGCTGAAAAGATTAATAGTGTAATTGAAGAAACAGAGTAA
- a CDS encoding DUF6106 family protein codes for MDLFIERIVARKKDYVDYLIILATIIISFIIAFLIILMTGPVLFGVGVGLVTIIGYIGYRIITSRNIEYEYSLTNGDLEISKIIAKKRRKRIFYGSCRQFEVVDKASSERHKRFVNDEMNKIHAVSSMKSQDVYFFISNYNDRKTIVYFEPCEKIIDKIRSLNRKAFL; via the coding sequence ATGGATCTATTTATTGAAAGAATTGTTGCCAGAAAGAAGGATTATGTGGATTATTTGATTATTTTAGCAACCATTATAATTTCCTTTATTATTGCTTTCTTAATTATACTTATGACCGGCCCTGTTCTGTTTGGGGTAGGAGTGGGACTAGTCACTATTATTGGATATATAGGTTACCGGATTATTACATCGCGAAACATTGAATACGAGTATTCTCTTACAAACGGTGACCTGGAAATCTCCAAAATAATTGCCAAAAAAAGAAGGAAAAGAATTTTTTACGGCAGCTGCAGACAGTTTGAAGTTGTGGACAAAGCATCAAGCGAAAGACATAAAAGATTTGTTAACGATGAGATGAATAAAATTCATGCGGTAAGCTCAATGAAGTCCCAGGATGTATACTTCTTTATATCCAACTACAATGACAGAAAAACAATTGTTTATTTTGAACCCTGTGAAAAAATTATAGACAAAATTAGGTCATTGAACAGAAAAGCTTTTTTATAA
- a CDS encoding carbohydrate ABC transporter permease — MSALAVKKYKSSSSRIGIGDILLYIFLIGLAVICFLPFYFMIINSTHNNQAIAQGLNLLPGKYAWANYLKMKERVNIWRGFLNSLFVSGVGTALLAYFGTLTAYGFSKYKFVGNKALFWVILCSMMIPPQLGVIGFYDVVQRLNLLNNLWALIIPMIASAQFVYFVKLYLDSTLPDSIVESARIDGATEFGIFNKMVLPIATPSIATMGMFNFINSWNQLLIPQIVLRKEHLHTVPILVANAKGVYRTDFSAAYMAIAISVVPILIAFAVFSKYIIGGVTAGSVKG, encoded by the coding sequence ATGAGTGCGTTGGCCGTAAAAAAATATAAAAGCAGTAGCAGCAGGATTGGTATAGGGGATATCCTTTTATATATTTTTTTAATTGGACTGGCAGTTATATGCTTTCTACCGTTCTATTTTATGATAATAAATTCAACTCATAACAACCAAGCTATTGCACAGGGATTGAATCTTCTTCCCGGGAAATATGCTTGGGCAAACTATTTGAAAATGAAAGAAAGGGTTAATATTTGGAGAGGCTTTTTAAACAGCCTGTTTGTATCCGGAGTAGGAACTGCCTTACTCGCTTATTTCGGTACATTAACTGCATATGGTTTTTCAAAATATAAATTTGTGGGCAATAAGGCTTTGTTCTGGGTGATATTGTGTTCTATGATGATACCACCCCAGCTTGGTGTAATCGGTTTTTATGATGTAGTACAAAGACTGAATCTGTTGAATAACTTATGGGCTCTTATAATTCCAATGATTGCAAGTGCGCAGTTTGTTTATTTTGTAAAGCTGTATCTGGATTCTACACTTCCGGATTCAATAGTTGAGTCTGCGAGAATAGACGGAGCAACCGAATTCGGTATATTTAACAAGATGGTATTGCCAATAGCAACTCCTTCTATTGCAACAATGGGAATGTTCAACTTTATAAACTCATGGAACCAACTGTTGATTCCTCAGATAGTTTTAAGAAAAGAACATCTTCATACAGTACCGATTCTTGTTGCCAATGCTAAAGGGGTTTACAGAACAGATTTCTCAGCGGCTTATATGGCAATTGCCATTTCAGTTGTGCCTATTTTGATAGCATTCGCCGTATTCTCTAAATATATAATCGGTGGAGTTACTGCAGGTTCTGTAAAAGGATAA
- a CDS encoding carbohydrate ABC transporter permease, with translation MLKRLTRNDKYALYGYLFIFPFFVIMSIFIIFPILKTFYLSFTDWQGATTPPVWVGFKNYRRLFEDIAKGGIFLQSIKNTWILWICNVIPQFVGALALAVLLTDKSNKIRGKEFFRAIYYLPNLITMASIAALFSFLLGYPNGAVNDLLLALKILKEPFYFLQNVWATRLSVSTILTWMWFGYTMIIFMAGIKAIPEELFEAARVDGANKWQTFRFVTLPQLRSIMTYQVVTSIIGGLSMYDIPQVLTNGTGAPQNKVTTMVMHIYRQGFTNYNLGYASAVAIGLFVHIFIVVLIALKFINRKEA, from the coding sequence TTGCTTAAGAGATTAACAAGAAATGATAAATACGCCCTTTATGGATATTTGTTTATATTTCCTTTTTTTGTAATTATGTCTATCTTTATAATCTTTCCGATACTTAAAACCTTTTATTTAAGTTTTACAGATTGGCAAGGTGCTACAACACCTCCTGTATGGGTAGGATTTAAAAATTATAGAAGGCTCTTTGAAGATATTGCAAAAGGCGGAATTTTTCTTCAGAGTATAAAGAACACCTGGATACTGTGGATTTGCAACGTTATTCCTCAGTTTGTAGGTGCTTTGGCATTAGCTGTATTATTAACGGATAAAAGCAATAAGATTAGAGGTAAAGAATTTTTTAGAGCTATCTATTACTTGCCTAATCTTATTACCATGGCATCAATAGCAGCATTGTTCTCATTCCTTTTGGGATATCCCAATGGTGCGGTTAATGATTTATTATTGGCTTTGAAGATACTTAAAGAGCCATTTTATTTTCTGCAAAATGTCTGGGCGACAAGATTATCAGTTTCAACAATATTGACTTGGATGTGGTTTGGATACACAATGATTATATTTATGGCGGGAATAAAAGCTATTCCTGAAGAGTTGTTTGAAGCTGCCAGGGTTGATGGGGCAAATAAGTGGCAGACTTTTAGATTTGTTACTCTTCCACAGCTTAGGTCTATAATGACTTACCAAGTTGTAACCTCAATCATCGGTGGATTAAGTATGTATGATATTCCACAAGTTTTGACTAACGGAACAGGAGCTCCCCAAAATAAAGTAACAACAATGGTAATGCACATATATAGGCAAGGATTCACAAACTATAATTTGGGATATGCTTCCGCTGTAGCTATAGGCCTTTTTGTGCACATATTTATTGTCGTTCTTATTGCTCTGAAATTTATTAATCGAAAAGAAGCTTAA
- a CDS encoding ABC transporter substrate-binding protein: MNSKFLQRAASLALSGLMLTSLMAGCGGGNTNPQPTNAPATNAPAGTTDEGQQAKKREDFTGKLIIAHFNKDESEPLVETFKKAYPNVQVELQVTADTNGAYQTLITTALRSGQDVPDVFAAESAFVKRFVNLPDAYEDLSKYMSVDDLKSKLVPYTVEIGTDDNGVVRALSHQATAAAVGYKREMAKKYFGTDDPEKIGELFSSADKIVETGKKLVQESGGKAKLFPGMAELMRMYLGAREKGWVVDGKLTIDDKVKEFVKIAKELRDAGAEGGMEAWTPQWSAAVEDDIHFAYAIPTWGIPWIIDVNQAEENKGKGNWGLAKAPAPYTWGGTWFGMYSKSPNKELAWEFIKFITLDEEQSVAWAKQSGDFISNRAAIEKLSTDPEMISKTVNQNPYEFFGPMITGINGRIITQYDDTITNAFQDAMLSYLAGNTTEDQMWAQFKDQVRSDLGDQITVE; the protein is encoded by the coding sequence ATGAATAGTAAGTTTTTACAAAGAGCTGCATCTTTGGCACTAAGTGGTCTTATGCTTACTTCTCTGATGGCAGGCTGTGGAGGAGGAAACACAAATCCGCAACCGACAAATGCACCAGCTACAAATGCTCCAGCAGGCACAACAGATGAAGGACAGCAGGCTAAAAAGCGTGAAGATTTCACAGGAAAATTAATTATCGCACACTTTAACAAGGACGAGTCAGAACCACTTGTTGAGACATTTAAAAAGGCGTATCCGAATGTACAAGTTGAATTGCAGGTTACTGCAGATACCAATGGTGCTTATCAGACTTTAATAACTACCGCTTTGAGATCCGGTCAGGATGTACCTGACGTATTCGCAGCAGAATCAGCTTTCGTTAAAAGATTTGTTAACCTTCCTGATGCATACGAAGATCTTTCAAAATACATGAGCGTAGATGATTTAAAATCTAAATTAGTTCCTTATACCGTTGAAATCGGTACTGACGACAACGGCGTAGTTAGAGCATTATCCCACCAGGCAACAGCAGCTGCTGTAGGTTACAAGAGGGAAATGGCTAAGAAGTATTTCGGAACAGATGATCCGGAAAAAATCGGTGAATTATTCTCATCAGCTGATAAAATTGTTGAAACAGGTAAAAAACTTGTACAGGAAAGCGGAGGAAAAGCAAAACTCTTCCCAGGTATGGCTGAATTAATGAGAATGTACTTAGGTGCTCGTGAAAAAGGTTGGGTAGTAGACGGTAAATTAACTATAGATGATAAAGTTAAAGAATTTGTTAAAATAGCAAAAGAATTGAGAGATGCAGGCGCTGAGGGTGGTATGGAAGCATGGACACCTCAGTGGTCAGCAGCAGTTGAAGATGATATTCACTTTGCATACGCAATACCAACATGGGGTATTCCATGGATAATCGATGTTAACCAAGCAGAAGAAAATAAAGGAAAAGGTAACTGGGGTCTTGCAAAAGCACCTGCTCCATATACTTGGGGAGGTACCTGGTTCGGAATGTACAGCAAGAGTCCAAATAAAGAACTTGCTTGGGAATTTATAAAATTCATTACACTTGATGAAGAACAATCAGTAGCTTGGGCTAAGCAAAGCGGTGACTTCATCAGTAACCGTGCAGCTATTGAAAAATTGTCAACTGATCCAGAAATGATAAGCAAAACAGTAAATCAGAACCCATATGAATTCTTTGGACCGATGATTACCGGTATCAATGGTAGAATAATTACACAATATGATGACACAATTACAAATGCATTCCAGGATGCTATGCTTAGCTATCTTGCCGGTAACACTACTGAAGATCAAATGTGGGCACAGTTTAAGGATCAGGTTAGAAGCGACCTTGGAGACCAAATAACAGTTGAATAA